ACAAGAACTCATGGAAGAGGCGTAATACACGTGCCAGAGCAATCCATCCACCGTCTACCCGAAGAATTTGGCGGCAACGAGTGGCTCGTCGATGAACTGTATGAGCGCTACAAGAGCGATAAGAATTCCGTGGACACAAAGTGGTGGCCACTTTTTGAAGGTTTCGCCGCTGATGACGCAGCCGGCAACGGGCGCCACACCGCCAAGAGTTCCACCCCGGTAACGGCCCAAATTCCGGTAGTCGGCGCAAAGACTGCCCCGGACGCACCTGCTGGCGCTACCGGTACACCGGTTTCAAGCGCCTCGGCTCCAAGCACTCCAATTCCCAGTACCACCCCGGCGCCAACTCCCGCCGCACCGGCAGCACCGCCGTCCCCACCCAAGGCACCCACGGCTTCGCGTCCACCGGCACCTGCCAAGGATGCCGCACGCACTGGCAGCACACCCATCCCGGCTCAGTTGCCCAAGACCGCCAAGGACAAGTCCGTCCCGGAAGAGTCTGTTAAGACTGTTTTGCGTGGTGCAGCTAAGGCCATCGCGGCCAACATGGTCACCAGTTTGGAAGTACCCACAGCCACAAGCGTGCGCGCCATTCCGGCGAAGCTCTTGATCGACAACCGGGTTGTCATTAACTCCAACCTGGGCCGCTCTCGCGGCGGCAAGGTCTCCTTTACACACTTGATCGGCTTCGCTGTCATCAAGGCATTGGCTGCGTTCCCGTCAATGAACGTTTCTTACGATGAGATTGATGGCAAGCCCGTAGCTGTCCAACCTCCGCATGTGAACTTTGGTATTGCAATCGATATGCCAAAGCCGGACGGCACACGTTCTTTGATTGTCCCGAATATCAAAAAAGCTGAGACATTGAGCTTTGCTGGTTTCTGGCACACCTATGAGGATCTGATCAAGCGCGCCCGCGCCGGAAAACTCACAGCTGATGACCACTCAGGCACCACCGTCTCGCTCACCAACCCCGGTGGCATCGGTACTGTTCACTCAGTGCCTCGGCTATCCAAGGGCCAGGCAGCCATCATCGGCGTCGGATCCCTTGACTACCCTGCCGAGTACCAGGGCTCCAGCGCCAAAATCATTGCTCGGAACGCTGTTTCGAAAATTCTGACGCTGACCTCCACGTATGACCACCGCGTCATCCAGGGTGCCGGGTCCGGTGAGTTCCTCAAGAAGATACACCAGCTCCTGCTCGGTGCCGAGAACTTCTATGATGAGATCTTTGAATCACTGCGCATCCCTTACGAGCCTGTTCGTTGGAGCGTTGACCTGCAGGTTGACCCCGCAGACCAGATCAACAAGGTTGCCCGCATCCAGCAGCTGATCCACTCTTACCGCGTGCGTGGCCACTTGATGGCTGATACCGACCCGTTGGAATACGTTCAGCGCAAGCACCACGACCTCGACGTACTCAGCTACGGTCTGACACTCTGGGACCTAGACCGCGAATGGCCCACCGGTGGATTCGGCGGCAAAGCAAAATTGTTGCTGCGAGACATCCTCGGAGTCCTTCGTGACGCTTACTGCCGCACCACAGGTGTTGAATACATGCACATCCAGGAGCCGGAGCAGCGCGAGTGGTTCCAGAATGAGCTTGAGCACCCCTACTCCAAGCCCAGCCGCGAAGAGCAATTGCGCATTGTCTCCAAGCTGAACTCAGCCGAAGCGTTTGAGACGTTCCTGCAGACGAAGTTTGTGGGTCAGAAGCGTTTTTCCCTGGAGGGCGGCGAGTCATTGATTCCGCTTCTGGACTCCATCATTTCCGATGCTGCTGATGACGGAATGGATGAAGTCGCCATAGGTATGGCGCACCGTGGCCGTTTGAACGTGCTGACCAACATCGCAGGAAAGACCTATGCACAGGTTTTCCGTGAGTTCGAAGGCACACAAGATTCTCGCAGCGTTCAAGGCTCCGGTGACGTCAAGTACCACTTGGGTACTGAAGGAACATTCACCTCCGACGCCGGCAATGAGACCAAGGTTTACTTGGCCGCAAACCCTTCACATCTGGAAGCCGTAGATGGTGTCCTGGAAGGTATTGTTCGGGCAAAACAGGATCGCCTGGATCAGGGTGAGAGTTTCCCGGTTCTGCCCATCATGATCCACGGCGACGCTGCCTTCGCCGGTCAGGGTGTAGTTGCTGAGACACTGAACCTGTCCCAACTGCGCGGTTACCGCACAGGCGGAACCATTCACGTAGTTGTGAATAACCAAGTCGGTTTCACCACCGCGCCGTCATCATCACGCTCTTCGGTGTACTCAACCGATGTGGCAAAGATGATCCAGGCACCTGTTTTCCACGTCAACGGCGACGACCCTGAGGCTGTGGTTCGCGCAGCCCAGTTGGCCTACCAATTCCAGCAACGCTTCCGCAAGGACGTTGTCATTGACATGGTTTGCTACCGCCGCCGCGGGCACAACGAGGGTGATGATCCTTCCATGACTCAGCCGCTGATGTACAACCTCATCGAAGCTAAGCGCTCAGTGCGCCGCCTGTACACCGAAGCCTTGATTGGCCGCGGTGACATCACCGAAGAGGAAGCCACACAGTTACTGCGTGACTACCAGGAACGCCTTGAACGCGTGTTCGCTGAAACCCACGCCGCCCAAACTTCTCCGATCCCGATCATCACCAAGGATTCACAGTCCATTTCTGATCTGGAACGTCCCTCCGCCCAGCAAGCCGATACGGCAGCGAACGATCCGGCGGTCACCGCCATCAGTAAGGACACGCTGGCCCGAATCGGAGCAGTGCACCTTGCTGTTCCTGAAGGTTTCGAGATCCACAACAAGCTCAAACCACTGCTGGAAAAGCGGGAAACCATGTCCCGCGAGGGCAACATTGACTGGGGCTTTGGTGAACTCGCAGCGTTTGGCTCCCTCCTCATGGAGGGTGTCCCTGTCCGCATGGCCGGACAGGATTCCCGCCGCGGCACCTTCGTGCAGCGCCACGCAGTGTTCCACGACCGCGCCACCGGCAAGGTGTGGACCCCACTCAGGGATCTCTCCGAGGATCAGGGCAAACTGTGGATCTATGATTCATTGCTCAGCGAATATGCCGCCATGGCGTTCGAATACGGTTACTCGGTTGAACGACCGGATGCGCTTGTCGTATGGGAAGCCCAGTTTGGTGACTTTGTCAATGGCGCCCAAACCGTTATTGACGAGTTCATCTCCTCAGCCGAGCAGAAATGGGGACAGCGTTCGTCCTTGGTCTTGATGTTGCCGCACGGCTATGAAGGCCAAGGCCCGGACCACTCCTCCGCCCGTATTGAACGCTTCATGCAAATGTGCGCCGAAGAGAACATGATCGTGGCCAACCCAACCACGCCGGCATCGCACTTCCACTTGCTGCGGCGTCAAGCATACCGCCGCCCACACAAGCCGTTGATTATTTTCACGCCCAAGCAACTGTTGCGTCTGAAGGCAGCAGCTTCCTCGGTTGAAGACTTCACCCAGGGCGGCTTCCGCACGGTGATAGGTGAGCACGCCGCGTTGGATAACAACGCAGTGGACCGTGTTCTTCTGGTCTCGGGACGTTTGTATTACGACCTGCTGGCGGCACGGGATAAGGCAGGGGATGACAAGCTTGCCATCATCCGCGTAGAGCAGCTGTACCCGTTGCCCTTGGAAGAAATCAAGGCAGAACTTGCCAAGTACCCCAACGCTGACGTTGTTTGGGCTCAGGATGAGCCAGCCAACCAGGGTCCGTGGCCGTTCATGGGTTTGAACTTGGCTCCCATGCTAGAGAAGAAGCTAAGCCTTGTCTCGCGTCCGGCTTCGGCCGCAACTGCAACGGGTTCGGCTAAGAACCACGCAGTCGAGTTGACGATGCTTGTCAAACAGGCGTTTGAACGTAGCTAAAACAATAGTGATGCCCGGTCTGCGCGATCAGACCGGGCATCAGTTATTTGTATTCCAAATTTATGCAATAAGAAGAGGGGCGCCGTGGAGAAGCGGGAACTGCGAATAGTGGCTGTAGGGGATGAGTTGGTTGCAGGTGTGGGCGATCCTCGCGCCCTGGGCTGGCTTGGACGTGTCCTTGCCAGAACCCCTGCCGACTCAGTCTTGATCGAATCCTTTGTGTTGGCGGCCCCGCGGGAGGGCACCGAAGCGTTGGCTGGCCGGTGGCTGCATGAAGCAGGCAGACGTTTTGATGACTTCCATGAGAACCGTCTTGTCATAGGTCTGTCCGGACGGGACATTGAGTACGGCTTGTCCACGGCACGGTCCCGGCTGAACTTGGCGAACATTCTTGACGGAGCTACGCAGCTGAACATCCCTGTGTTTGTGGTGGGCCCGCCACCCTCACTTGATCCTGTGTTGAACCGCAAGCTGGCAGACCTCAACGCCGCCTTTGCCGACGTCACAACGCGGCGCAAGCACCACTACGTTGACACTTTTGCCCCTTTGCAAAATCACGAACAGTGGCGTAACGATGTAGCGGCCAACGCCGGCTCCCCCGGCCAGGCCGGCTACGGGCTCATGGCCTGGCTGGTACTGCACCGTGGCTGGTACCAGTGGCTTGATCTGCCTGAAGCGGTTTAAAGTGCCAAACCGGCTGTAGCGCTCACCATCAACTACCTTCTCGGTTAGGTGTGTCTGCGCCACATATGCGAAACTTGGTGAGGATCGTTTTTAAAGATCTTCTAGATGATTGGAGACTACTATGTCCAAGCGTTCACGTAAGCGTCGGGATCGTAAGGGTAGCGCCGCTAACCACGGTAAGCGTCCCAACGCTTAATTCTTGACTAAAAAAACAAATGCTCGTTCCACTACTTGGTGGAGCGGGCTTTTTGTTTGGCCTCTCGGCAGTGCGCCCACTAGTCTGCCCGGAAGTGCGGGTTAGCGGCCAAAATGTGTGTACAGCCCGGGCGTGTCAGTGGCTTCTTCCGCCCCATCCTTGTTGAATTCCATTGCGGGTTAGCGGCCAAAATGTGTGTACAGCCCGGGCGTGTCAGTGGCTTCTTCCGCCCCATCCTTGTTGAATTCCATTGCCGTCTTCTGGGCTGAAGGCTGTGTCGTAGAGGGCAGGGCCGATGGGCTCGTGAACCATTTGTCGTTTCTTCTTTTTTGGTTGCCAGTGGTGGGCCTTCACTAGGTCCCAGGGATCTTTAGGGGCCTCGGTGTGGTGGTAGAGGTACCAGTCCACGGCTCGTTTGGCATGATCATCGCTAAGACCTCGATGGTCCCGAAGAAGGTGCTTCAAGCCAGCATTGATCCCACCCTCGAGCGGGCTCGTTGTCCTAGGGAGTTTCTGGTCTTCGGTGGCGTGGGTGAGCCAAGTAAACAGATGATCGTTCTGCAGGACTGTGGCTAGTGTTCCACGGGCTTGGCGCAGACGAAGATGCGTGAACCACCAGTTCTGGTTTGCCCGCACGTGTGAGGGCCTTTCACCGTTCTTCTTCGCGTAGGTGCGGTCCTTCAAGAACTTCTCCCAGCGTGCTTCCCAGGACGCGAACTCACCGACCCACACAGCGGCTTGATCCAGGGACTGGATCGGTGTTAAAGCCTTCGCTAGGGCCAGTAATTCCTTGCCAGCATCGAGTTTCGGACGCATCGTGAGGTGGGTACGGATGTTCTGTTGAATATGAAACAAACACCGCTGCACTCTTGTTTCTGGCCAGTGCTGACCCAACGCACTCTCGAGGCCTTTGTGCCCGTCGATGACGACCATGGCAGGGGCCGGGAGTTGCTTGAGTAACGCTGACCAGGAAGCATGTTTTTCCCGATCGCACCACTGCCAGCCAACAACGTGATCACCGGTGTAAGCAATGAGCACGCACCAGCCGTTGAAGTACGTTCCATCGAGCATGAGCACCGGGTGAATTTCCCCGGTCACAGGGGCTTGTGGGGCCACGTTCCAACACCAAGCACTCTGTCTCCGAAAGGTCCGTGATGAGCTGGCATGGGCGTCCTGACGGGTCTTGCCAGTGATCCATGACTGGAAAGCGGCGAACTCTGCTTTCTTGCTCATATCAACCCTGGATTGAGTACTGGAAGCACCACAGGATTTACACCGCCACCGGGTTTTACCTGCACTGGTCGAACCGTTCTTCACAAGCTTCTGAGCACATACACCACAACGGGGGTGGTTCTTGGGAACTGTCACCATACATGCTTTCAAAGCATGTACAAGGCCCTGCATCCCATATGATTACTGGTCAAAAGCCACTTTGCATACACACATTATGGCCGCTAACCCGGAAGTGCCGTCAATTGTGATGTGAGCAAACAAGCAGTTTATTAAACAAGGAAAAAACTGTTTCAAAGATAAGGTGGACTTGTCAGAAAAGTCCCAGCCGGTAGAAAGCTCAGAAATGCTCGCCCTCGTTTTACTCGCTATGGTGCCATTCGTCTGGTTTGGCCTGATCACCGGCATATCCTTCATTGAAACACCGCTTAAATTCCGGGCACCTGGGATGACTCATGCCTTAGGCGTAGGCATTGGCCGGTTGGTGTTTAAGGTGCTGAATCTCATCGAGGTGGCTCTGATGGTTGTTTTATTATGTGCCTGGACACAAGAACAAGAGCTCGTGAGCGTTCCTGCCGGTATTTTCATTATTCTGGCGGTACTGGCCCTGACTTTGCAGGTGTTAGTTCTCCGGCCAGCCATGAACAAGCGCACAAGTGCACTGGCAGATACGGCTTTGACACATACGGGAACTACAGCCGTAAAGGCCAAAGTTGCTACCCTGACACACATTGCGTACATTGGCTTGGAATTCCTCAAAACGGTTTCCCTACCCATGGCAGGGATACTGATTATCTTGGCCGTGGCGGGCTAGAAAACCATGAATAACCCTGCTTTGAATACAGGCCGAACGGCCTCAAACCTCGACGCTTACAACCCGGCGCACCCAAAACCCTCTAACAATCCGGGACTGGGCCATACCCGCAGAGATATCACGGACAGGGCCGACGCCTTGCTCCTTGTAGAGACCTTCTACACCAGAGCTTTCTCAGATGAGCTGATAGGTTACATCTTCACGGATGTTGTTCACATGGATCTAGCCCGGCATATGCCCATCATGGCCGACTTCTGGACAACAGTGCTGTTCAAAGCGGGCCTTTACAAGCGCAATGCACTGGCAATCCACTTTGACATTCATGCCAAAGAACCGCTCACACTTGAACATTTCAACCGGTGGCTGCAATTGTGGACCAACACGGTGGATGATCTCTTCATTGGCGAAAAGGCTGAGATGGCAAAGGTCCAGGCGCACCTGATTGGCGGTTCCCTGCACCGTCGTGTGACGGGCAGGTCCGCAAGTCAATACAGTACGATTTCCATGCGCCCGGCAGAGCCCAAACTAGACATTCAGGAACCTTCCGCCGGTATTAGCTAAACCTGGGCCGGCTTACCTTCGTGCGGCCTACCTTCGTGCAGCTTGCCTTCGTGCAGGCGGGCAAGGATTGCAGCTTTAAGAGTCTCAGGGGCAGCTTCTTTACAGGAGCGCTTCACAACTGAGCGAATGACGCACTCAAGGTCATACTCCTGCGAGCAGTCAGAACACCCGTCAAGATGGTCTTTGATCTCGCTGAGGTCATCACAGGACAACGCTCCGTCAAGGTATTCATAAATCCGCACGATGCGTTCGTCGTCGCAATCGCCCAGGCTTTGGCAGTCGCCCATGGTTAATTCTCCGTTTCAGTCATTTGGTTGGTTCCTTTGACATATCCGCGTTCCACGGCATAGTCGGCCAACATTTCACGCAAAAGTTTCCGCCCCCTGTGCAAGCGAGACATCACTGTACCGATGGGGGTGTTCATGATTTCTGAGATTTCCTTGTAGGCGAAGCCTTCAACATCGGCAAAATAAACTGCCAGCCGGAATTCCTCAGGGATCGCCTGTAAGGCTTTTTTCACGTCCGAGTCCGGCAGATGATCCAGCGCATCGGCCTCTGCCGAACGGAGCCCCCGCGAAGTGTGTGACTCGGCTCGTGCCAATTGCCAATCTTCAACACTGTCCGAATTCGATTGCAGCGGCTCGCGCTGCCGCTTGCGGTACAGGTTGATGTAGGTGTTGGTGAGGATCCTGTACAGCCATGCTTTTAGGTTTGTACCCGGTTTGTACTGGTGAAAAGCAGAAAATGCTTTCGTGTACGCCTCTTGGACCAGATCCTCAGCATCACTGGGGTTGCGGGCCATACGCATGGCGGCTGAATACAGTTGGTCCACGTACACCATGGCATCGCGTTCAAAGCGCGCCCGCCTGGCATCAGCGCTCTCGTTGGCAACATCAACTTCAGCCACATCTGTACTACCCACGGCACTTAGAGTGGTGGATGCGGGCTCGGAGTTAGTGGTTTGCTCAGGCTCGGAAATGTTCATCACTCCTGAGTCTATGCTCAGACCCTGCTTCACGGGTGCAGCTTGGATCAGTGTTTGCACTACGGCCTTCCCTCGCTTCAAATGTTTCTTGGCCAGCCTCAACTCAGGCCGCCATTACAGATGTAAACAGGGCAACGGCGTCGTATATTCCGCAAACACCGCATCAGCGAAAGAGTCGTGGGAGACTTAGACACAGCATTAGCCTTCCGCAAAGCGGCCCCGGCCGTGACTCAGGGAGGCTAAAAGCATCAATAAGGAGGCTCACTTGTCCATTGTTCGCGTACTCGCCCGCCCCATGCTGGCGTCTTCGTTTATCTTGTCCGGCCTTGACCGTCTGCGTCACGCAGACCAGACAACGGCGCAGTTGGCGCCGGTGCTGCGCCCGCTCAGCGCGGCCCTGCCTGTTGAGGTCAGCGAAAAGAACCTGGCCCGAGTGCTTGCTGGCACCCAAGTAGGTGCAGGGATTTTGCTGGCGTTTGGGAAATTTTCGCGGCCCGCTGCCGTTGCTTTGGCCTTGACAGCTGGTTTGGGCACAGTGGTTGAGTACCGCAATGCTGAGACAAGCACCAAAGAAAACCGCTCCCACCGGCGCAACCAACTGACCAAGAACATTGGTTTGATTGGCGGCGCGCTTCTGGCAAGTGTTGATACGGCTGGGCGTCCCGGACTGGCGTGGCGTACCGAGAAGCTGCTTCAGAGTGGCAAAAAGACCGCTAAATCCAAGCTTAAATCTGCGGATAAGTCGGTCCGCACACTGGCCCACGAAGTGACAGGACAGTAACTATCCATGACCAGCTCCCACTGGCCCGCACCTTTCTCCACCGCACCCCTTGATGCCACAGTCACCATTCCGGCCTCTAAATCGCTGACCAATCGGTATTTGGTGCTGGCCGCCATTGCCGAGGGTGAATGCCGTTTGCGTGCGCCTTTGCAATCCCGGGACTCTGATCTCATGATCGGGGCACTACGTGCCTTGGGAGCGATCATCAAAGAAGTTCCCGGAGCGCAGGAGGTACCCGATCTGGTGGTCACGCCTATTCCCACGGATTTGACCCCCACCACAGAGGCCACAGAACCCACAGAGACCACAGAGGTTCACTGTGGCCTTGCAGGTACTGTCATGCGCTTCGTCCCGCCGTTAGCGGCCCTCGTTGCCGGCCAGGTGAAGTTCACCGGGGACCCCGCCGCACTTCGCCGTCCCATGGCGCCCATTGTGGCGGCACTGGAAGGACTTGGCGTTCGGGTGGAGGATGGCGAGGACGGTTTCCTGCCATTCACAGTGCAGGGTACAGGTGCTGTTGCCGGTGGCCACGTACAGGTTGATGCGGGTGACTCCTCGCAGTTCATCTCAGCTATTTTGCTGGTCGCTCCCCGATTCACCAACGGTCTGCACCTTGAGCACATCGGTGAGTCTGTCCCCAGCGTGGACCATATTTCCATGACAGTGGAAATTCTGCGTTCAATGGGTGTCGCAGTTGATGACTCCACCCCCAACCACTGGGTTGTGCTCCCTGGAGCTATTGCCGCCTTTGACGTGGCGTTGGAACAGGACCTCTCAAACGCCGGCCCGTTTCTGGCAGCAGCCCTAGCAACACGTGGCACAGTCCGTATCCCGAACTGGCCCACTCAAACGACTCAGGTTGGCGATAAGTGGCGTGAAATCCTGCCCCAGTTCGGTGCCACTGTCAGCCTTGAAGACGGCGTCCTGACAGTCACAGGTGGCCCGGAAATCAAGGGTGTGGATATCTCCGACACTAGTGAGTTGGCACCTTCCACAGCCGCGATCTGTGCTCTGGCTTCCACACCCTCACGCCTGCGCGGCATCTCACACCTGCGCGGACATGAGACCGATCGCCTGGCCGCCCTGGTAGCTGAAATCAACGCTCTGGGTGGCAATGCGGTGGAGACCGAAGACGGACTGATCATCAACCCGGCAGCTCTCCATGGCGGGGTGTTCCACAGTTACCATGATCACCGTATGGCCACGGCCGGCGCCATCATCGGGCTTGCCGTTCCCGGCGTCGAGGTTGAGAATATTGCCACAACTGCCAAGACCATGCCCGAGTTTCCAAATATGTGGGCGGCCATGGTGTCGCAGACCGCTGTTGGAGTCGCCGCGGCGGTTGAAACAAAGGCATAGAACATGGCACGGGATTACAGCAACTGGGATGAATCTGATGTCCGGGTCAGGGCAAATAAGAAGGGCAGCCGGCCAAGAACCAAGGACAGACCCGCCCACGAGGATGCAGTCATTGGCCGGATCGTGACGGTTGACCGTGGCAGATACACGGCCATTGTGGACGAAGATTTACCCACTGAACGCATCCTCATTGCCGCGCGGGCAAGGGAACTTCGCCGCAATCCAGTGGTGGCCGGTGACTTTGTTGCGCTGGTAGGCGATGTGACGGGCAAACCTGACACGCTGGCCCGGCTGGTCCGTGTGGAGGAACGCCGCACCCTGCTGCGTCGAAGTGCCGATGACACCGACCCCGTGGAGCGGGTGGTGGTGGCCAACGCCGATCAGCTTGTGATTGTTGTGGCAGCGGCCAACCCCGAACCCCGCACCGGATTTATCGACAGGGCGCTGGTTGCCGCCTATGACTCAGGCATCTCTCCCCTGCTCCTGATCACCAAAACCGACATCAAGGATCCAGCCGAGCTGCTGGCCAACTACGAGCACTTGGAAATGACTGTCATTATCAGCCGAACAGCTGCCGATGGCGCCTCGGGTATTGACGCCCGCAGCGACGACGGCGACTCCGCTCTGCTTGCCGGCGGTGCTGTTGCCCAGCTGCATGGCTACCTTGACGGCAAGGTCAGCGTGATGGTGGGTCACTCAGGCGTCGGAAAATCGACCATGGTCAATGCACTGACCGGTTCACAACGAGCCACCGGTGGCGTGAATGCCGTCACGGGCCGTGGACGGCACACATCCTCCTCAGCCTTGGCACTGCAGCTCCAAGGCGGCGTACCAGGGTCATGGATCATTGATACCCCAGGCATCCGGTCCTTTGGTTTAGCCCATGTGAATCCGGACAGAATTTTGGCCGCCTTCCCTGACTTACAACCCGGCACCGACAACTGCGAACGGGGCTGCAAGCACAACAGCGTAGCCGTCAATTGCGGCTTGGACCCCTATGTGGCTGCAGGGTTTGCCGGTGACGCCGGAGGCGCCCGCCTTGCTTCCTTGCGCCGCCTGCTAGGGACAAGCGATAGAACTGAAGGCCGTGCCGAGGCGAAAGAACTGGGCAGCATAGAGTAACTCTTTGGCTGCCTCTGCTTTTGGGGTCGCTGCCACTACGCGTCATCCCGGATTTTTCTCTCACTACAGATAGCGTGAAGCGTATGACGATCGCACCCCAAACGTATAACGATGACCTTCGCCTGGCGCATGTTCTTGCAGACAGCGTGGATTCGCTGACCATGTCCCGTTTCAAGGCCCTCGATCTGAGAGTTGAAACCAAGCCTGACCTGACACCTGTGACCGATGCGGACAAGGCTGCCGAGGAGTCCATCCGGAGCCAGCTCTCCAGAGTGCGCCCACGCGATGCCGTGTTGGGCGAGGAATTTGGCAGCAGCGGGCATGGGTCACGACGCTGGATTATTGACCCCATCGACGGCACCAAGAACTTTATGCGCGGCGTCCCGGTCTGGGCCACACTGATTGCCCTGGTTGAGGAAGGCGTCCCGGTTGTGGGCCTTGTCAGCGCCCCGGCACTGGGTAAACGTTGGTGGGCGGCTCAGGGCACAGGAGCTTACATGGGCAAATCCCTTGCCGCTGCAACACGCATCCGGGTCTCCAACGTCGCGGAGCTCAAGGACGCCTCCTTGTCCTACTCGTCTCTGACAGGCTGGGCGGAGCGCGGCAACCGCGACGAGTTCATCTCACTTACCGACGACGTCTGGCGTACCCGGGCCTACGGCGATTTTTGGTCTTACTGCATGGTGGCCGAAGGCAGTGTGGACATTGCCTGTGAGCCCGAACTGAACCTATACGATATGGCCGCACTGGTTCCTATCGTCACAGAGGCCGGTGGCCGCTTCACCTCTTTAGAGGGCGCAGACGGCCCCTTTGGCGGCAATGCCCTGGCGACCAACTCCATTTTGCACACCGAGGTGCTGCGACGCTTGAATCCCAATTGGGATGACTTGCTGGGTTAACTTTTCGAGGTTGCGCAGGTGAGTGCGGCGCTTTATGTAACGTAACAAATGCACTATCTGATTTCTTGGGCTAATCTCTTGTGCATAGGTCACGAGTGCCAGCGCTAAACCCCGGTTTGCTGGCCGGCAACCCTCCTTTCGCGGCGGGGTGCCCCGGGTGACGACCTGGCCAGACCGGAACGGTTTTGGCAAGCGCGGACTGCTTGGCACCCCCCCCAGGCGTCCTTCCGTCGAAGGAATCCTTGATGAGCAACGCCCTGTTGGAAAAAAACTCCCTCATAGAATCGCCGTTGTTGCCCGTTGTGGGTGATGAATTGCAGGCTCCCCTGATCCACGGCGGGCATGTGCGCTACGCCAACCTTGACTACGCAGCCTCCGCACCGGCCATCAACGAGGTAGCGGCCCACTTG
This genomic window from Arthrobacter sp. TMP15 contains:
- the aroA gene encoding 3-phosphoshikimate 1-carboxyvinyltransferase, which codes for MTSSHWPAPFSTAPLDATVTIPASKSLTNRYLVLAAIAEGECRLRAPLQSRDSDLMIGALRALGAIIKEVPGAQEVPDLVVTPIPTDLTPTTEATEPTETTEVHCGLAGTVMRFVPPLAALVAGQVKFTGDPAALRRPMAPIVAALEGLGVRVEDGEDGFLPFTVQGTGAVAGGHVQVDAGDSSQFISAILLVAPRFTNGLHLEHIGESVPSVDHISMTVEILRSMGVAVDDSTPNHWVVLPGAIAAFDVALEQDLSNAGPFLAAALATRGTVRIPNWPTQTTQVGDKWREILPQFGATVSLEDGVLTVTGGPEIKGVDISDTSELAPSTAAICALASTPSRLRGISHLRGHETDRLAALVAEINALGGNAVETEDGLIINPAALHGGVFHSYHDHRMATAGAIIGLAVPGVEVENIATTAKTMPEFPNMWAAMVSQTAVGVAAAVETKA
- the rsgA gene encoding ribosome small subunit-dependent GTPase A, translating into MARDYSNWDESDVRVRANKKGSRPRTKDRPAHEDAVIGRIVTVDRGRYTAIVDEDLPTERILIAARARELRRNPVVAGDFVALVGDVTGKPDTLARLVRVEERRTLLRRSADDTDPVERVVVANADQLVIVVAAANPEPRTGFIDRALVAAYDSGISPLLLITKTDIKDPAELLANYEHLEMTVIISRTAADGASGIDARSDDGDSALLAGGAVAQLHGYLDGKVSVMVGHSGVGKSTMVNALTGSQRATGGVNAVTGRGRHTSSSALALQLQGGVPGSWIIDTPGIRSFGLAHVNPDRILAAFPDLQPGTDNCERGCKHNSVAVNCGLDPYVAAGFAGDAGGARLASLRRLLGTSDRTEGRAEAKELGSIE
- the hisN gene encoding histidinol-phosphatase; this translates as MTIAPQTYNDDLRLAHVLADSVDSLTMSRFKALDLRVETKPDLTPVTDADKAAEESIRSQLSRVRPRDAVLGEEFGSSGHGSRRWIIDPIDGTKNFMRGVPVWATLIALVEEGVPVVGLVSAPALGKRWWAAQGTGAYMGKSLAAATRIRVSNVAELKDASLSYSSLTGWAERGNRDEFISLTDDVWRTRAYGDFWSYCMVAEGSVDIACEPELNLYDMAALVPIVTEAGGRFTSLEGADGPFGGNALATNSILHTEVLRRLNPNWDDLLG